In the genome of Mytilus edulis chromosome 3, xbMytEdul2.2, whole genome shotgun sequence, one region contains:
- the LOC139515139 gene encoding uncharacterized protein, whose product MALSIGNAEIDMQPASTSEKGKQYMGCYYDQATRTLPYGKLDLSYMTNDLCESHCCSFLNDATYMGTQAWYQCFCTNVTNNASFVQRDPDDCNMACGGNPGETCGGSWSLSVYKIECLTDTTAATNSPSTSYTPSVTTEITTESTLPSTTGLLKSTLTPTVADRCPECSCANCLQINSTVWTAEELYEKLELLRNAISINRKETKSYKATKTSAYDPRKSSRNIGIVGVAILIAPVIFVIVMDIQRIFK is encoded by the exons GAAAACAGTACATGGGATGTTATTATGACCAAGCGACAAGAACCTTACCATACGGAAAACTTGACCTCTCCTATATGACCAATGATTTATGTGAATCACATTGCTGTTCATTTTTGAATGACGCTACTTACATGGGAACTCAG GCCTGGTACCAGTGCTTTTGTACAAATGTTACTAACAATGCCAGTTTTGTACAAAGAGACCCTGATGATTGTAATATGGCCTGTGGTGGAAATCCAGGTGAAACGTGTGGAGGTTCATGGAGTTTGAGCGTATATAAGATAG AGTGTTTAACCGACACAACGGCAGCTACTAATTCGCCATCTACAAGCTACACACCATCTGTGACTACAGAAATTACAACGGAATCAACTCTACCATCAACTACCGGCTTGCTAAAATCCACTCTAACACCAACAGTAGCAGATAGATGTCCCGAGTGCTCATGTGCAAACTGTTTGCAGATAAATAGCACTGTCTGGACAGCTGAAGAACTATATGAAAAACTTGAGTTGTTGAGGAATGCAATTTCTATAAACAGGAAGGAAACAAAATCGTACAAAGCCACTAAAACATCTGCATATGATCCGCGAAAGTCTTCGAGAAATATTGGTATTGTCGGCGTCGCTATACTGATTGCTcctgttatatttgtaattgttaTGGATATCCAAAGGATCTTTAAATGA